TCCTACTTGACAATTGCCATCAGCTCCTTAGCGAATCTAGTGTACTGCTTGTTGGCCCTGCTGCTCTTGTTGAACACATTGAGCGGCTGCCTCTCCCACTGCGCCTTCTTCACATTGGTATCTATCGGAATGTAGGCGTCGAATATCTTCTCCCCGAAGACGTCCATAAGCACCTCGTCAGCCTCCGAAGTTATGCTCTCCCTCTTGTCCACTTTGGTCCTCAGCACGCCCGCAAGCTCAAGCTTCTCGTTTATCTCCTGCGCCTGATTTATGAACTTTATAAGCACCTCGAGCCCCAGTATCCCGAATGCGCTCATCTCAACCGGCACTATGACATAGTCGCTGGCGTTGAGTATGTTCAGGTTCAGCATCCCAAGCGTCGGGTTGGTGTCTATTATTATGAAGTCGTAGACTCCGCTTTCTACAGTTTTTCTGAGAAGCCTCTTGAACACGGTCTCCCTAAGAGTCTTGGTGAAAAGGTGCATCTCTATGGTGGCCATTTCAAAGTCGGATATTATAATGTCCAGATTATCGAAATCCGTCTTCCTTATGTAGCCGCCAAGGTCCTCCTCGTTCACTATCGCCTCGTTCAAATTCATCCTGTCTCTTTCGAATCCGTAGCTGTAAGAAAGGTTCATCTGCATGTCGGAATCTATCAGGAGCACCTTCTTCCCCATGTCGGAAAGAGTGTGGCCGAGGCTTGCCACAACGCTAGTCTTCCCACTTCCCCCCTTGTTGTTGGCCACGGTTATAACCTTTGTCTCCCTGTAGTCCTCGATATATATATCACCTATGTCAACTCCTAGCCCTTCCGCTATCTTCAGCAGATAGTCGTAGTTCATGTCGGACCTTCCGGTCTCCTGAGACTTTATCACCGAGA
This genomic window from Andreesenia angusta contains:
- a CDS encoding AAA family ATPase, which produces MGKKVEFEKIKKLRLERGMTQVELAEATGVNVSVIKSQETGRSDMNYDYLLKIAEGLGVDIGDIYIEDYRETKVITVANNKGGSGKTSVVASLGHTLSDMGKKVLLIDSDMQMNLSYSYGFERDRMNLNEAIVNEEDLGGYIRKTDFDNLDIIISDFEMATIEMHLFTKTLRETVFKRLLRKTVESGVYDFIIIDTNPTLGMLNLNILNASDYVIVPVEMSAFGILGLEVLIKFINQAQEINEKLELAGVLRTKVDKRESITSEADEVLMDVFGEKIFDAYIPIDTNVKKAQWERQPLNVFNKSSRANKQYTRFAKELMAIVK